In Caretta caretta isolate rCarCar2 chromosome 18, rCarCar1.hap1, whole genome shotgun sequence, a single genomic region encodes these proteins:
- the PERM1 gene encoding PGC-1 and ERR-induced regulator in muscle protein 1 isoform X2, translated as MENFQYSIQLNDRDWAEFYSASEECNLIPAALATADEPGFSDLEQGDGEAGSPRPARLITESAGSTPAPGPGHLPPHWVPGETSPPRPMPGHLAPDEGLSGSEDQMDQGSGSRFLHESDTPRSPQQTPLMPSAQDRQLPCFSGASSANPASHATEKPLQAQDSPRKEVGQATEHAVASPFAIQGGAGLAVVPHGYLPEGAPQKGELPGEHLQGSPEKTESERPVHAADVSSPALAASGGMERPVEEKANWSLCLEPGLPDPNSDISQNPSAEPLQPTCCRIPGESRPAGKNPGERLGLGPALTALGSPDDSPDVMQPRGPVPRGESHEHQGTPAAAGTPAHGAVALECSTPAMGFLTPSALLRESKGEGSVANPALGGPEGEDEAHAPCSMLGDEGRGLALGGQAVSAPRSKGVKGPAVQPFPGEMKTSRARPKQATDLGTHENMSLNQSSKPPPSQREECESTTGKPLRFGSTVAFGGDAEDGAQGRQRSGLLGGMFHHHSAAEDTQEGAGTTLTSLEMDDCFFCDAQEQEGEMKTLGGVEKTPMSPCEKEQEVPEMYGPEMYEYFFNEPEGSGGGSHKDTFVEPVRISSLEQTSSPGESQEDLGSSPAGEPSGVISIPEVYEHFFMDGVRGRKSWRAIFLSMPALEARKAMVALKSLLQKPMHLVRHNPHNRGVPVPRGSIKRLPLLQLTPHGRIQLKPEDLGMAPARAVLLANVGTLSAIRYFRRQAIEGRHGT; from the exons TTAATCCCGGCTGCCCTGGCCACGGCGGACGAGCCGGGCTTCAGTGACCTTGAGCAAGGGGACGGCGAGGCCGGCAGCCCCCGCCCAGCCAGGCTGATCACAGAGAGCGCAGGCAGCACgccagctcctggcccaggacaCCTCCCTCCACATTGGGTCCCCGGAGAGACCTCCCCGCCCCGGCCTATGCCTGGGCACCTGGCCCCGGATGAGGGTCTGTCGGGCAGCGAGGACCAAATGgatcagggctctggcagcaggttTCTGCATGAGAGCGACACGCCCAGATCCCCCCAGCAGACTCCACTGATGCCCAGTgcccaggacaggcagctgcctTGTTTCTCAGGGGCCAGCTCTGCCAACCCAGCTAGCCATGCCACGGAGAAGCCTCTCCAGGCCCAGGACAGCCCCCGCAAGGAAGTGGGCCAGGCCACAGAACATGCAGTGGCCTCCCCATTTGCCATACAGGGAGGAGCAGGTCTGGCCGTAGTACCCCATGGTTACCTGCCAGAAGGAGCTCCACAGAAAGGGGAATTACCAGGGGAGCATCTACAAGGCAGTCCAGAGAAGACAGAGTCTGAAAGGCCAGTTCATGCAGCGGATGTGAGCTCCCCAGCGCTGGCTGCTTCAGGGGGGATGGAGAGGCCAGTGGAGGAAAAGGCAAACTGGTCTCTCTGCTTAGAGCCTGGGCTGCCAGACCCAAACAGTGACATTTCCCAGAATCCATCTGCAGAGCCCCTGCAGCCAACGTGTTGCAGAATACCAGGGGAGAGCCGGCCTGCTGGGAAGAATCCAGGGGAGCGTTTGGGTCTAGGTCCAGCCTTgactgccctgggctcccctgacgACTCTCCGGATGTCATGCAGCCCAGAGGGCCTGTACCCCGGGGAGAGAGCCATGAGCACCAGGGAACGCCCGCAGCCGCGGGGACACCGGCGCACGGGGCTGTGGCTCTGGAATGCTCGACTCCAGCGATGGGGTTTTTAACCCCCTCTGCTCTACTGCGAGAGAGCAAAGGGGAGGGAAGTGTGGCCAACCCAGCTCTTGGGGGGCCGGAGGGTGAGGATGAAGCTCATGCCCCCTGCAGCATGCTGGGGGATGAGGGGCGAGGGTTGGCACTAGGGGGTCAGGCCGTCAGCGCTCCCAGGAGCAAGGGGGTGAAAGGCCCTGCAGTGCAGCCCTTCCCAGGGGAAATGAAGACCAGTCGTGCAAGGCCAAAGCAAGCAACTGATTTAGGGACCCATGAGAACATGTCGTTGAATCAGAGCAGCAAACCCCCTCCGTCACAGAGAGAGGAGTGCGAAAGCACCACTGGGAAACCCCTGCGTTTTGGAAGCACGGTGGCATTTGGAGGGGATGCTGAAGATGGAGCCCAGGGAAGGCAGAGATCTGGGCTCCTAGGAGGGATGTTTCATCATCATTCAGCAGCTGAGGACACTCAGGAGGGGGCCGGAACCACCCTGACCTCGCTGGAGATGGATGACTGTTTTTTCTGTGACGCCcaagagcaggagggggagatgaaaaccctgggtggggtggagaaaACACCCATGTCTCCCTGCGAGAAGGAGCAGGAGGTGCCTGAAATGTACGGGCCTGAGATGTACGAATATTTCTTTAACGAACCTGAAGGAAGTGGGGGAGGAAGCCACAAAGACACCTTTGTGGAGCCAGTCAGGATCAGCAGCTTGGAGCAAACTTCATCACCGGGCGAAAGCCAGGAGGACCTGGGGTCAAGCCCAGCCGGAGAGCCCAGCGGTGTTATCTCCATCCCCGAGGTTTATGAACATTTCTTTATGGATGGAGTAAGAGGCAGAAAGAGCTGGAGGGCGATCTTCCTGAGCATGCCTGCCTTGGAGGCAAGAAAAGCCATGGTggctttgaaatccctcctgcaAAAGCCAATGCACCTGGTCAGACACAATCCCCACAACCGCGGGGTCCCGGTACCACGAGGTTCCATAAAGAGGCTCCCCCTTCTCCAGCTGACACCTCATGGGAGAATCCAGCTGAAGCCAGAGGATTTAGGAATGGCCCCTGCACGAGCAG TGTTACTGGCAAACGTCGGCACCCTCTCTGCCATCCGGTACTTCAGACGGCAGGCCATAGAAGGACGACACGGAACCTAG
- the PERM1 gene encoding PGC-1 and ERR-induced regulator in muscle protein 1 isoform X1: MENFQYSIQLNDRDWAEFYSASEECNLIPAALATADEPGFSDLEQGDGEAGSPRPARLITESAGSTPAPGPGHLPPHWVPGETSPPRPMPGHLAPDEGLSGSEDQMDQGSGSRFLHESDTPRSPQQTPLMPSAQDRQLPCFSGASSANPASHATEKPLQAQDSPRKEVGQATEHAVASPFAIQGGAGLAVVPHGYLPEGAPQKGELPGEHLQGSPEKTESERPVHAADVSSPALAASGGMERPVEEKANWSLCLEPGLPDPNSDISQNPSAEPLQPTCCRIPGESRPAGKNPGERLGLGPALTALGSPDDSPDVMQPRGPVPRGESHEHQGTPAAAGTPAHGAVALECSTPAMGFLTPSALLRESKGEGSVANPALGGPEGEDEAHAPCSMLGDEGRGLALGGQAVSAPRSKGVKGPAVQPFPGEMKTSRARPKQATDLGTHENMSLNQSSKPPPSQREECESTTGKPLRFGSTVAFGGDAEDGAQGRQRSGLLGGMFHHHSAAEDTQEGAGTTLTSLEMDDCFFCDAQEQEGEMKTLGGVEKTPMSPCEKEQEVPEMYGPEMYEYFFNEPEGSGGGSHKDTFVEPVRISSLEQTSSPGESQEDLGSSPAGEPSGVISIPEVYEHFFMDGVRGRKSWRAIFLSMPALEARKAMVALKSLLQKPMHLVRHNPHNRGVPVPRGSIKRLPLLQLTPHGRIQLKPEDLGMAPARAERPHLPLALTQEDMCLVFVAFASWAVKTSDLQAPDAWKTVLLANVGTLSAIRYFRRQAIEGRHGT; encoded by the exons TTAATCCCGGCTGCCCTGGCCACGGCGGACGAGCCGGGCTTCAGTGACCTTGAGCAAGGGGACGGCGAGGCCGGCAGCCCCCGCCCAGCCAGGCTGATCACAGAGAGCGCAGGCAGCACgccagctcctggcccaggacaCCTCCCTCCACATTGGGTCCCCGGAGAGACCTCCCCGCCCCGGCCTATGCCTGGGCACCTGGCCCCGGATGAGGGTCTGTCGGGCAGCGAGGACCAAATGgatcagggctctggcagcaggttTCTGCATGAGAGCGACACGCCCAGATCCCCCCAGCAGACTCCACTGATGCCCAGTgcccaggacaggcagctgcctTGTTTCTCAGGGGCCAGCTCTGCCAACCCAGCTAGCCATGCCACGGAGAAGCCTCTCCAGGCCCAGGACAGCCCCCGCAAGGAAGTGGGCCAGGCCACAGAACATGCAGTGGCCTCCCCATTTGCCATACAGGGAGGAGCAGGTCTGGCCGTAGTACCCCATGGTTACCTGCCAGAAGGAGCTCCACAGAAAGGGGAATTACCAGGGGAGCATCTACAAGGCAGTCCAGAGAAGACAGAGTCTGAAAGGCCAGTTCATGCAGCGGATGTGAGCTCCCCAGCGCTGGCTGCTTCAGGGGGGATGGAGAGGCCAGTGGAGGAAAAGGCAAACTGGTCTCTCTGCTTAGAGCCTGGGCTGCCAGACCCAAACAGTGACATTTCCCAGAATCCATCTGCAGAGCCCCTGCAGCCAACGTGTTGCAGAATACCAGGGGAGAGCCGGCCTGCTGGGAAGAATCCAGGGGAGCGTTTGGGTCTAGGTCCAGCCTTgactgccctgggctcccctgacgACTCTCCGGATGTCATGCAGCCCAGAGGGCCTGTACCCCGGGGAGAGAGCCATGAGCACCAGGGAACGCCCGCAGCCGCGGGGACACCGGCGCACGGGGCTGTGGCTCTGGAATGCTCGACTCCAGCGATGGGGTTTTTAACCCCCTCTGCTCTACTGCGAGAGAGCAAAGGGGAGGGAAGTGTGGCCAACCCAGCTCTTGGGGGGCCGGAGGGTGAGGATGAAGCTCATGCCCCCTGCAGCATGCTGGGGGATGAGGGGCGAGGGTTGGCACTAGGGGGTCAGGCCGTCAGCGCTCCCAGGAGCAAGGGGGTGAAAGGCCCTGCAGTGCAGCCCTTCCCAGGGGAAATGAAGACCAGTCGTGCAAGGCCAAAGCAAGCAACTGATTTAGGGACCCATGAGAACATGTCGTTGAATCAGAGCAGCAAACCCCCTCCGTCACAGAGAGAGGAGTGCGAAAGCACCACTGGGAAACCCCTGCGTTTTGGAAGCACGGTGGCATTTGGAGGGGATGCTGAAGATGGAGCCCAGGGAAGGCAGAGATCTGGGCTCCTAGGAGGGATGTTTCATCATCATTCAGCAGCTGAGGACACTCAGGAGGGGGCCGGAACCACCCTGACCTCGCTGGAGATGGATGACTGTTTTTTCTGTGACGCCcaagagcaggagggggagatgaaaaccctgggtggggtggagaaaACACCCATGTCTCCCTGCGAGAAGGAGCAGGAGGTGCCTGAAATGTACGGGCCTGAGATGTACGAATATTTCTTTAACGAACCTGAAGGAAGTGGGGGAGGAAGCCACAAAGACACCTTTGTGGAGCCAGTCAGGATCAGCAGCTTGGAGCAAACTTCATCACCGGGCGAAAGCCAGGAGGACCTGGGGTCAAGCCCAGCCGGAGAGCCCAGCGGTGTTATCTCCATCCCCGAGGTTTATGAACATTTCTTTATGGATGGAGTAAGAGGCAGAAAGAGCTGGAGGGCGATCTTCCTGAGCATGCCTGCCTTGGAGGCAAGAAAAGCCATGGTggctttgaaatccctcctgcaAAAGCCAATGCACCTGGTCAGACACAATCCCCACAACCGCGGGGTCCCGGTACCACGAGGTTCCATAAAGAGGCTCCCCCTTCTCCAGCTGACACCTCATGGGAGAATCCAGCTGAAGCCAGAGGATTTAGGAATGGCCCCTGCACGAGCAG AAAGGCCCCACCTTCCCCTAGCTCTCACGCAGGAGGACATGTGCCTCGTCTTTGTTGCCTTTGCCTCCTGGGCCGTGAAGACATCCGATCTGCAGGCTCCGGATGCATGGAAGACTG TGTTACTGGCAAACGTCGGCACCCTCTCTGCCATCCGGTACTTCAGACGGCAGGCCATAGAAGGACGACACGGAACCTAG